In Halarcobacter mediterraneus, the following proteins share a genomic window:
- the cobA gene encoding uroporphyrinogen-III C-methyltransferase: protein MIKKIYLVGAGPGELDLLTVKALKIIKKADVILYDALVNEEIFQFCKENCLKVNVGKRKGKHLKQQEEINDLLVEYAKTHEVVVRLKGGTPFVFGRGYEEVRAIKEAGFEVEVVSGVSSTTSVPESFMLPLVDRKFNDSYRTITGHDIDVFKSIVKSYHERENLIITMGVYKIKNIVEYLLSIGFPKDLPIAVLSRGTTNDSSQKIFSLDEVNNQNEEFFEDLKKLTPAILFIGRTIHAMKEIQ from the coding sequence ATGATTAAAAAAATATATCTAGTAGGGGCAGGACCTGGAGAGTTAGATTTACTAACAGTAAAAGCTCTTAAAATAATAAAAAAAGCAGATGTAATTTTATATGATGCCTTAGTAAATGAAGAGATTTTCCAGTTCTGTAAAGAAAACTGCCTAAAAGTAAATGTAGGAAAAAGAAAAGGTAAACACCTAAAGCAACAAGAAGAAATAAATGACCTGCTAGTTGAATATGCAAAAACCCATGAAGTAGTTGTAAGACTAAAAGGAGGAACTCCTTTTGTTTTTGGTCGTGGATATGAAGAAGTTAGAGCTATAAAAGAAGCTGGCTTTGAAGTAGAAGTAGTATCAGGAGTAAGTTCAACAACTTCTGTACCAGAAAGTTTTATGCTACCACTTGTAGATAGAAAGTTCAATGACTCATATAGAACTATCACAGGACATGATATTGATGTTTTCAAAAGTATTGTTAAATCATACCATGAAAGAGAAAATCTAATTATTACAATGGGTGTTTACAAAATCAAAAATATTGTTGAGTATCTTCTAAGTATTGGTTTTCCAAAAGATTTACCTATTGCAGTATTAAGTAGAGGAACAACAAACGATTCTTCACAAAAAATATTTTCTCTTGATGAGGTAAATAATCAAAATGAAGAGTTTTTTGAAGATTTAAAAAAATTAACTCCAGCGATACTATTTATTGGAAGAACAATTCACGCAATGAAAGAGATTCAATAA
- a CDS encoding precorrin-8X methylmutase translates to MEFKLEQPPINIGADISNKSFEMISEELKDYEKINEFDKGQQEVISRLIHTTTCFDEVLNNIYFSKDAIKKVQKLLLNKAKIIVDVNMIKVGLSDFYLKQYENEVVCYINEPFTYEMAEKNKTTRSYAAVVEAIKRHKDEPLVLACGNAPTFIYAAINTLIEQKVALNNVALLLFPVGFVNVVESKAYGRKFCDHFDVAGIIMEGRFGSSTMTVATLHAIYKLIKDYDKDEKYNGK, encoded by the coding sequence TTGGAATTTAAACTAGAACAACCACCAATAAATATAGGTGCTGATATTTCAAATAAATCATTTGAAATGATTAGTGAAGAATTAAAAGATTATGAAAAGATAAATGAATTTGATAAGGGACAGCAAGAGGTAATAAGTAGACTTATTCATACTACTACTTGTTTTGATGAAGTATTAAACAATATCTACTTTTCAAAAGATGCAATTAAAAAGGTGCAAAAACTACTATTAAACAAAGCAAAAATAATAGTTGATGTAAATATGATAAAAGTTGGGCTTAGTGACTTTTATCTAAAACAATATGAAAATGAAGTTGTATGCTATATCAACGAACCATTTACTTATGAGATGGCAGAAAAAAATAAAACAACAAGAAGTTATGCAGCTGTAGTGGAAGCTATTAAGAGACACAAAGATGAGCCTTTAGTACTTGCTTGTGGAAATGCCCCTACTTTTATCTATGCTGCAATTAATACGTTAATAGAACAAAAAGTTGCTTTAAACAATGTTGCTTTACTACTATTTCCAGTAGGTTTTGTAAATGTTGTTGAATCAAAAGCTTATGGTAGAAAGTTCTGTGACCATTTTGATGTGGCTGGGATTATTATGGAAGGAAGATTTGGAAGTTCTACTATGACAGTAGCAACTCTTCATGCAATCTATAAGCTAATCAAAGATTATGATAAAGATGAGAAATATAATGGAAAATAA
- the recQ gene encoding DNA helicase RecQ, translated as MNQKYEILNKTFGHSSFRDFQEKAIDSILEKKDLVTIIPTGAGKSLCYQLPSLIFEGLTIVISPLIALMQDQVVALKANNIKASMINSSQSIEEINQVFNDVKKGNIKLLYIAPERFSANGFLDFLKSIDISFFVIDEAHCVSEWGHEFRADYQKLSLLKKYFPNTPVVAFTATATLKVQESIIKSLNLSNPVVLRGKTKRENLTIKAKKRVSNGQSQVLEFLKNKNKETGIIYCFTRKETETTAKYLQNHEFKAKAYHAGLNPEIRHKVYTEFLNDEINIVVATIAFGMGIDKSNIRFVVHTSMPKTLENYYQEIGRAGRDGLESETLLLYTKADEISRLNMMEDITNPEYKILLTQKLNKMYQFSNSSSCRHKFIASYFDDNIEACNTKCDNCTKEKTETLDITIEARKFLSAVVRANQSFGQNHIIDILRASKNKRIFQFSHEKLSVYGIGEDKSKNEWDAIVDRLFDIEALVLGEHRALKLTSLGNEILKGKQQVLIDLDKIGIIEKEEIKQGNKQYSQFFEDFKDLRTKIAKEEQVPSYVIFSDKVLVEISDKLPLTKEEFLNINGIGETKWEKYGEAFLELTKKFKPDQKKKLTKTYLETLELIEEGKTITEISEIKQIQEATTISHIKLLKEHDKILENQVNELFTPFIDTYPLHIKQWCEEGLKKENIKNLKSYLNLYEQLFLEKENK; from the coding sequence ATGAATCAAAAATATGAAATACTAAATAAAACCTTTGGGCATAGCTCATTTAGAGACTTTCAAGAAAAAGCTATTGACTCTATACTAGAAAAAAAAGACTTAGTAACAATTATCCCTACAGGAGCTGGTAAATCTTTATGTTATCAACTTCCATCTTTGATTTTTGAAGGTTTAACAATAGTTATTTCTCCACTAATAGCACTTATGCAAGATCAAGTAGTTGCTTTAAAGGCAAATAATATTAAAGCTTCTATGATTAATTCTTCTCAAAGTATTGAAGAAATAAATCAGGTGTTTAATGATGTAAAAAAGGGGAATATTAAACTTTTATATATAGCACCTGAAAGATTTAGTGCAAATGGTTTTTTAGATTTTTTAAAGTCAATTGATATCTCATTCTTTGTTATAGATGAAGCCCACTGTGTTAGTGAATGGGGACATGAGTTTAGAGCTGATTATCAAAAACTTTCATTGTTGAAAAAATACTTTCCAAATACTCCTGTGGTTGCTTTTACAGCAACTGCAACTTTAAAAGTGCAAGAAAGTATTATAAAAAGCCTAAACCTTAGCAATCCTGTAGTTTTAAGGGGAAAAACTAAAAGAGAAAACCTTACTATAAAAGCAAAAAAAAGAGTTTCAAATGGGCAAAGCCAAGTTCTAGAATTTTTAAAAAACAAAAATAAAGAAACAGGTATAATATATTGTTTTACAAGGAAAGAGACTGAAACAACAGCCAAATATTTGCAAAATCACGAATTTAAAGCAAAAGCATATCATGCAGGTTTAAATCCCGAAATTAGACATAAGGTTTATACTGAATTTTTAAATGACGAAATAAATATTGTTGTTGCAACGATAGCTTTTGGAATGGGTATAGACAAAAGTAATATTCGTTTTGTAGTTCATACTTCTATGCCAAAAACACTTGAAAACTATTATCAAGAAATTGGTCGTGCAGGTAGAGATGGTTTAGAAAGTGAAACATTACTTTTATATACAAAAGCCGATGAAATAAGTAGATTAAATATGATGGAGGACATAACAAACCCTGAATATAAAATTCTTCTTACTCAAAAACTAAATAAAATGTATCAGTTTTCAAACAGTTCAAGTTGTAGACACAAATTTATTGCCTCTTATTTTGATGATAATATTGAAGCTTGCAATACAAAGTGTGATAATTGTACAAAAGAAAAAACAGAAACTTTAGATATCACAATTGAAGCTAGAAAATTTCTATCGGCTGTAGTAAGAGCTAATCAATCTTTTGGACAAAACCATATTATAGATATTTTAAGAGCTTCTAAAAATAAAAGAATATTTCAATTTTCTCACGAGAAACTTTCAGTATATGGAATTGGAGAGGATAAAAGTAAAAATGAATGGGATGCAATAGTTGATAGACTTTTTGATATTGAAGCATTAGTATTAGGAGAACACAGAGCTTTAAAACTAACTTCTTTGGGAAATGAGATTCTAAAAGGTAAACAACAAGTTTTAATTGATCTTGATAAAATAGGTATTATAGAAAAAGAAGAAATAAAACAAGGAAATAAACAATATTCACAGTTTTTTGAAGACTTTAAAGATCTTCGAACAAAAATAGCTAAAGAAGAACAAGTACCTTCATATGTAATATTTAGTGATAAAGTTTTAGTTGAAATAAGTGATAAACTTCCTTTAACAAAAGAAGAATTTTTAAACATAAATGGTATAGGTGAAACAAAATGGGAAAAATATGGAGAAGCTTTTTTAGAACTAACTAAAAAGTTTAAACCAGACCAGAAGAAAAAACTTACAAAAACATACCTTGAGACTTTAGAACTTATTGAAGAAGGAAAGACTATTACTGAAATCTCTGAAATAAAGCAAATACAAGAAGCCACAACTATTTCACATATTAAACTTTTAAAAGAACATGATAAAATACTAGAAAACCAAGTAAATGAACTTTTTACTCCTTTTATAGATACTTATCCTTTACATATAAAACAATGGTGTGAAGAAGGACTAAAAAAAGAAAATATAAAAAACCTAAAGTCTTATTTAAATCTTTATGAACAATTATTCTTAGAAAAAGAAAATAAATGA
- the cbiT gene encoding precorrin-6Y C5,15-methyltransferase (decarboxylating) subunit CbiT — MVTIAGNGMGDYTFTNLDFDISRFDKIICDSNFKEEASNILKLKYKEAKEYLLENYDKEEILYVVTGSPLFFSAGTIIAKNLPKEKVKIINNTSSKTYMLEKLFINETDIDTISLHGRVDFDLENFLQNKYTFVLCDKFTIARLKTALSFFNSSSITTTIGYKLGFVDEKIEEIDLLNFDEKSFDLSQPFVLLIKKEFESKNIISEDVEFETERGMITKKYKRQLTLQNLDLEPNNLLWDIGAGSGSCAIEAYKRYKVKTTLFEKNETRAEFIKQNLINHHVVNTKLLVGEAQDILPTLEETPQRIFVGGGGVEVIKQLPILYKKLDENGIMLINAITLKHLNLMLTVLNEAKIEYEIHSISLTTYKGKLDLVEPERQLFQIKIKKKINESKI, encoded by the coding sequence ATGGTAACAATAGCTGGTAATGGTATGGGAGATTATACCTTTACAAATTTAGACTTTGATATTAGCAGGTTTGACAAGATTATCTGTGATTCAAACTTCAAAGAAGAAGCTTCAAATATTCTAAAACTAAAATATAAAGAAGCAAAAGAGTATCTTTTAGAAAACTACGATAAAGAAGAGATTTTATATGTAGTAACAGGTTCTCCTCTATTTTTTTCTGCTGGAACAATTATTGCTAAAAACTTACCTAAAGAAAAAGTAAAAATCATAAATAACACTTCTTCTAAAACCTATATGTTAGAAAAACTATTTATCAATGAAACAGATATTGATACTATATCTTTACATGGAAGAGTTGATTTTGATTTAGAAAACTTTTTACAAAATAAATATACTTTTGTGCTTTGTGATAAATTTACAATTGCAAGATTAAAAACTGCCCTTTCATTTTTTAACTCTTCTTCTATAACTACAACTATAGGATATAAGCTTGGCTTCGTTGATGAAAAAATAGAAGAGATAGATTTACTTAACTTTGATGAAAAATCTTTTGATTTGTCTCAACCTTTTGTACTACTTATTAAAAAAGAGTTTGAATCTAAAAACATAATTAGTGAAGATGTAGAGTTTGAGACTGAACGAGGAATGATTACAAAGAAATACAAAAGACAACTTACTTTACAAAACCTTGATTTAGAACCAAACAATCTTTTATGGGATATTGGAGCAGGAAGTGGTTCTTGTGCTATTGAAGCATACAAAAGATACAAGGTTAAAACAACACTTTTTGAAAAAAATGAAACAAGAGCAGAGTTTATAAAACAAAATCTTATAAATCATCATGTAGTAAATACAAAACTTCTTGTAGGTGAAGCACAAGATATACTCCCAACTTTAGAAGAGACTCCACAAAGAATCTTTGTAGGTGGTGGTGGAGTTGAAGTTATAAAACAACTTCCAATACTTTATAAAAAATTAGATGAAAATGGAATTATGCTTATTAATGCAATAACACTAAAACATTTAAACCTAATGTTAACTGTATTAAATGAAGCAAAAATAGAGTATGAAATCCACTCAATCTCACTTACAACATATAAAGGAAAGTTAGATTTAGTAGAACCTGAAAGACAACTATTTCAAATAAAAATAAAAAAGAAGATAAATGAATCAAAAATATGA
- the cbiD gene encoding cobalt-precorrin-5B (C(1))-methyltransferase CbiD: protein MSEKKVLRKGYTTGTHTVAAFRSCLDTFLITNSQTTTKTNKIDNDDLDVTKGCEIVVSLDFDIENFLLNPTFQKPQIFSCKTNSLEIYAGLGVGVVTKKGLKIQAPYPAINPAPLEAMQEYFEIKTKNKENLHLKCCVSVTNGQEIAKQTANLKVGVLEGISILGTTGIVKPVSSSAYIDSVKTEIEFAIQNNYETIYFTLGNSAFKVACSKANEEAIIEIGNFIYDSVELATKQNAKEVIFLCGIGKMTKVYQGFKNTHNRFGVIDFTKLQLDIKENLGYEVDIEATLTVKGISQELEKVGLLDAFYEMITKKANEQIKQWFKTSNVKAIILEQKEVLGW, encoded by the coding sequence ATGTCTGAAAAAAAGGTCTTAAGAAAAGGTTATACAACGGGAACTCACACAGTTGCTGCATTTAGGTCTTGTTTAGATACATTTTTAATTACAAACTCTCAAACAACAACGAAAACAAATAAAATAGATAATGATGATTTAGATGTAACAAAAGGCTGTGAGATAGTTGTATCTTTAGATTTTGATATTGAAAACTTTTTATTAAATCCAACTTTTCAAAAACCTCAAATATTTTCTTGCAAAACAAATAGTTTGGAAATCTATGCAGGTCTTGGTGTAGGAGTGGTAACAAAAAAGGGACTTAAAATACAAGCACCCTATCCTGCTATAAACCCTGCTCCATTAGAGGCTATGCAAGAGTATTTTGAAATAAAAACAAAAAATAAAGAGAACTTGCATTTAAAATGTTGTGTAAGCGTTACAAATGGTCAAGAAATAGCCAAACAAACAGCAAACTTAAAAGTTGGAGTACTTGAAGGTATCTCAATACTTGGAACAACAGGAATTGTAAAACCTGTGTCAAGTTCAGCTTATATAGACTCTGTGAAAACTGAAATAGAATTTGCAATACAAAATAACTATGAAACCATCTATTTTACCCTTGGGAACTCTGCTTTTAAAGTAGCTTGCTCTAAGGCAAATGAAGAGGCAATTATCGAAATAGGAAATTTTATTTATGACTCAGTTGAACTTGCAACAAAACAAAATGCAAAAGAAGTAATCTTTTTATGTGGGATTGGAAAGATGACAAAGGTTTATCAAGGTTTTAAAAACACCCATAATAGATTTGGAGTAATTGATTTTACAAAACTTCAGTTAGACATAAAAGAAAACCTAGGCTATGAAGTTGATATTGAAGCAACTTTAACAGTAAAGGGAATATCCCAAGAGCTTGAAAAAGTGGGATTACTTGATGCTTTTTATGAAATGATTACAAAAAAAGCAAATGAACAAATAAAACAATGGTTTAAAACATCAAATGTAAAAGCCATAATATTAGAACAAAAAGAGGTACTAGGATGGTAA
- a CDS encoding (2Fe-2S) ferredoxin domain-containing protein: MENKKEVLYNTMGSVVAEGFTCKPKQFDANKPIMHFKTQLFLCDDERCSKAHKGKDVAATLREVIKELNLSKGEERIKVVRTGCFGACRFRSVANIYENTQRNGYLENNAIWLKNVHRYDKEKWIKLFKTLSNNEKLDMSEFKIVPMSEMDTYKND, from the coding sequence ATGGAAAATAAAAAAGAAGTACTTTACAACACAATGGGTAGTGTTGTAGCAGAAGGTTTTACTTGCAAACCAAAACAGTTTGATGCAAATAAACCTATTATGCACTTTAAGACTCAACTTTTTTTATGTGATGATGAGAGATGTTCAAAAGCTCACAAAGGTAAAGATGTAGCAGCAACTTTAAGAGAAGTTATAAAAGAGTTAAACCTATCAAAGGGTGAAGAAAGAATCAAAGTTGTAAGAACTGGTTGTTTTGGAGCATGTAGATTTAGGTCTGTTGCAAATATTTACGAAAATACACAAAGAAATGGATATTTAGAAAATAATGCTATTTGGCTTAAAAATGTTCATAGATATGATAAAGAAAAGTGGATAAAATTATTTAAAACATTAAGCAATAATGAAAAACTTGACATGAGTGAATTTAAAATAGTTCCAATGTCAGAAATGGACACATACAAAAATGATTAA